GCTCGTGCCGTATTCTATGATGCAGACGCTGTATGCCGCATCCGCGAGCCGCAATAAAGAGGCCTGGACGGTGGACGGCGGGCGTCATGCTGCGGCAAAGCATAAAAATCCGGAAGAGTACTTTCACAGAGTGTTTTCCTTTGCGGATAAATATACGGGAAATGACCGATAATCTGTTATAAGACGTGTATGACGGAAATAAGGCGGCGCGGTCAGACGGCTCCTCATCAGCAGGGGAGAACGGTTGAGGAGGAGAAAGACAGATGCGTGCAGTTGTCACTCGAGTTCAGGAGGCAAGCGTCACGATTGACGGGACGGTGCGGGGCTCCATCCAAAGGGGGTATCTCGTCCTCCTGGGAATCGGTGAGGGGGACACGGAGAAGGAGGCGGAGCGCCTGGCGGACAAGATCTGTCACCTTCGCGTATTCTACGACGATGAGGGCAAGATGAATCTCGACTTGGAGACGGTCGGCGGAGAGCTTTTGGTCGTCAGTCAGTTCACGCTGTACGCGGATTTAAAGAGCCGCAGACCGGGCTTTTCGCATGCGGCAAAGCCGGCGACGGCGATTCCTCTCTATGAGCACTTCATCG
This portion of the Selenomonas sp. TAMA-11512 genome encodes:
- the dtd gene encoding D-aminoacyl-tRNA deacylase — its product is MRAVVTRVQEASVTIDGTVRGSIQRGYLVLLGIGEGDTEKEAERLADKICHLRVFYDDEGKMNLDLETVGGELLVVSQFTLYADLKSRRPGFSHAAKPATAIPLYEHFIAYCKAQGFRVETGEFGADMQVASVNDGPVTILYDTAELWR